GCCGTGCAGACGCTCTCGCGCCTGAACCGGATTCACCCGCTCAAGGACGACACCTTCGTCCTGGACTTCGTGAATGATTCCGCCGAAATCCAGGAAGCCTTCCACCAGGACTACGAAGGTTTGGTCATGAACGAGGAGCTGTTCACTGACTATATGGGCAAGCCGGATATGCAGGATCTGGTTTCAAAATGGCTCGGCAGTCAAGTCTACGAGCGCTTCTCGATCAGCAGTGGACGGGTAGATATTCCATAACGGCTTTTTGGGTGCCAAGCTGTTTGGATAAGATAATGCAGCATATTGACAGCCACCCCATACTCCACTACGTTAACTTCATGAGCGGACTCTTCTCACTGCGACGACTGCGCCGCCTGACCCCAGGCCTGATGGGCCTGTGGGTGGGGCTCGTGCTGTTCATGGGCTTTCAGCCCTGCACGGTGCTGGCCGATGCACTGGTCGACGCCCCGGCCATGGCGCAGATGGCCGACTGCCCGGAAGCGATGCCCACGCAGCAGCATACCCACGGCTACGTGCACTGCAATCTGCCCGACGTGGCCGCCGATGGCCCGCAGCTCGGGGCTCACCTGCCCTTCACACCGCTGATCCTGAACCAATTTTCCGCGCTGATCCTGCCTGTGTCATTC
This Thermithiobacillus plumbiphilus DNA region includes the following protein-coding sequences:
- a CDS encoding type I restriction enzyme subunit R domain-containing protein, producing the protein MEDGKITEKSYTEAEMNGGLKESALPDTFAKPEFRVLLVAEKYQTGFDQPLLHTMSVDTRLAGIQAVQTLSRLNRIHPLKDDTFVLDFVNDSAEIQEAFHQDYEGLVMNEELFTDYMGKPDMQDLVSKWLGSQVYERFSISSGRVDIP